DNA from Mesorhizobium sp. DCY119:
CAACCACCAGAAGACGCCGGGAGCTATCGAGCGCGAAGCGACCAAGATTCTGAAATCCGGTGCATTCCTTTTGTCGCTCGGCGGCGATCATTTCGTCACCTGGCCGCTGCTGAAGGCCCATGCCGCCATTCACGGCCCGTTGGCGATGGTACAGTTCGACGCCCATCAGGACACCTGGGACGATGACGGCAAGCGCATTGACCATGGCTCGTTCGTGGCCCGTGCCGTACGCGAGGGCATCATCGACCCGGATCGCTCGATCCAGATCGGCATCCGCACCCATGCGCCCGACGATTTCGGCATCAAGATCATCTACGGCTATGAAGTCGAAGACATGCGCGCATCCGACATCGCCTATGCGATCGCCGAGCGCACCGGCGGCAAGAAGACCTACGTCACCTTCGACATCGATTGCCTCGACCCGGCCTACGCGCCCGGCACAGGCACGCCGGTTGCCGGCGGACCATCAACGGCCAAGATATTTTCGGTGCTGCGCCAGATGACGCAGATCGACATTGTCGGTGCTGATGTCGTAGAGGTTGCGCCGGCCTACGACCAT
Protein-coding regions in this window:
- the speB gene encoding agmatinase, with protein sequence MPAKSIDHAFTANKNTGRSGDPTYAGALSFMRRRYTKNVKGADAVVWGIPFDAAVTNRSGARFGPQAIRRASAIFDCDPQYPFHLDLFENLGVVDYGDCLLDTGNHQKTPGAIEREATKILKSGAFLLSLGGDHFVTWPLLKAHAAIHGPLAMVQFDAHQDTWDDDGKRIDHGSFVARAVREGIIDPDRSIQIGIRTHAPDDFGIKIIYGYEVEDMRASDIAYAIAERTGGKKTYVTFDIDCLDPAYAPGTGTPVAGGPSTAKIFSVLRQMTQIDIVGADVVEVAPAYDHADITAIAGATVAMQYLGLLAERKARENALKAG